From Poecile atricapillus isolate bPoeAtr1 chromosome 13, bPoeAtr1.hap1, whole genome shotgun sequence, one genomic window encodes:
- the FNDC9 gene encoding fibronectin type III domain-containing protein 9: MNIEVHNITYTSATVSWAMSSPCPENYYHVMYRPNWNSVFAGYLRQNFHREQRVPHPLSSLVLHRLTPSTIYVLCITCKNSYPSSNHCTTFHTLDKIPLVFGGSKHEPTTSMWMVSSLLLLCFLALLAYGCLQFWSARCQRAARLKHPDSSPEDVLEGSSSPEEPLSDGLREELLEVPMTTVLMRSSGLMKESPYHSPHCFFSYKNSDDKRAILPQHGFQ; encoded by the coding sequence ATGAACATCGAAGTGCACAACATCACTTACACCAGTGCCACCGTGTCCTGGGCCatgagcagcccctgcccagagAACTACTACCACGTCATGTACCGCCCCAACTGGAACAGCGTCTTTGCCGGTTACCTGCGGCAGAACTTCCACCGCGAGCAGCGCGTCCCGCACCCCCTCAGCTCCCTGGTGCTGCACCGCCTCACACCATCCACCATCTATGTCCTCTGCatcacctgcaagaactccTACCCCTCCAGCAACCACTGCACCACCTTCCACACTCTGGACAAAATCCCCCTGGTTTTCGGCGGCTCCAAGCACGAGCCCACCACGTCCATGTGGATGGTgagcagcctcctgctcctctgcttccTCGCCCTCCTGGCCTACGGCTGCCTGCAGTTCTGGTCTGCACGGTGCCAGCGGGCTGCCAGGCTGAAGCACCCCGACAGCAGCCCTGAAGATGTGCTGGAAGGAAGCAGCTCACCAGAGGAGCCACTGAGTGATGGACTGAGAGAGGAGCTCCTGGAAGTGCCCATGACCACTGTGCTAATGAGGAGCTCCGGTCTCATGAAGGAGAGCCCCTATCACTCCCCtcactgctttttttcctataaaaacAGCGATGATAAAAGGGCCATCTTGCCACAGCATGGCTTTcaatga